In Pithys albifrons albifrons isolate INPA30051 chromosome 6, PitAlb_v1, whole genome shotgun sequence, a single genomic region encodes these proteins:
- the LYVE1 gene encoding lymphatic vessel endothelial hyaluronic acid receptor 1, with protein MATYFGVTSAVVFIWVMTFVAQNHFVTGSIHSPCRITGVGLYPEKKVNFSEAINTCNQMNLQLASKDQVENALKHGFETCSFGWVKDGLVVIPRITSNNKCGQGKTGLVPWKAGHLQTFHVYCFNSSDVQINSCKPDPTTTPFPPSSAPTDLTAQSSSDLTESAPAVPTGTEPEQFLKNRRFRVVCVTETVLPTEETTTPLPEESPTAASPNHSSQSAFKNDPVIFGGIPTTLLVLAIIFFVISVVLAVCYIKKYKKTFPFLSKNEQKEMVGTAPLKEAKSNDKTPEKETTNNGNKAEESKTKPEATVKCLEAEV; from the exons ATGGCAACTTATTTTGGAGTTACCTCAGCAGTGGTTTTCATCTGGGTTATGACATTCGTGGCTCAAAACCACTTCGTAACAG GTTCCATCCATTCACCTTGCAGGATCACAGGTGTAGGACTTTATCCTGAGAAGAAAGTGAATTTCTCAGAAGCAATTAATACATGTAACCAAATGAATCTACAACTGGCAAGTAAAGACCAAGTTGAAAATGCTTTGAAACACGGCTTTGAAACGTGCAG CTTTGGATGGGTGAAAGATGGATTGGTTGTTATTCCTCGGATAACATCCAACAACAAATGTGGTCAGGGCAAGACTGGACTGGTGCCATGGAAGGCTGGCCACCTTCAAACATTCCATGTTTACTGCTTCAATTCCTCAG ATGTCCAGATTAATTCATGTAAACCTGACCCAACCACAACCCCATTTCCTCCATCAAGTGCACCAACAGACTTAACTGCACAATCATCCTCGGATTTGACTGAGAGTGCCCCGGCAGTGCCCACTGGGACTGAGCCAGAGCAATTCCTGAAGAATAGACGATTCCGTGTCGTGTGTGTGACTGAGACAGTGTTGCCcacagaggagaccaccacACCACTGCCAGAGGAGTCCCCCACGGCAGCCTCTCCCAACCACAGTTCCCAATCCGCCTTTAAGAACGACCCTGTTATCTTTGGAG GTATTCCCACCACACTTCTTGTACTGGCAATCATCTTCTTCGTTATTTCAGTTGTTCTAGCAGTCTGTTATATCAAAAA gtACAAGAAAACCTTCCCATTTTTAAGCAAGAATGAGCAAAAAGAAATGGTTGGAACTGCTCCTCTCAAAGAGGCAAAGTCAAATGACAAAACACCTGAGAAGGAAACAACAAATAATGGAAATAAGGCAGAAGAGTCTAAAACTAAGCCTGAGGCCACAGTAAAATGTCTAGAAGCAGAAGTTTAA